The proteins below are encoded in one region of Telopea speciosissima isolate NSW1024214 ecotype Mountain lineage chromosome 10, Tspe_v1, whole genome shotgun sequence:
- the LOC122643302 gene encoding aspartic proteinase CDR1-like has product MVASFSSCSPLPALVIVFSIYLYTFALVEAGDNGGFSVDIIHRDSFLSPSYDPSVTHFERLQNAFRRSISRVNNFKQSVISQFEVSTQVFPNGGSYLMKISFGTPPVETLAIVDTGSDLIWIQCKPCEQCYKQKDPLFDPNNSSTYLNLSCKSKQCDLLGSGGDCSAKSNACEYSYAYGDTSFTNGLLATETFTLGSTSGRSVPLPNKIFGCGHKNLGIFTERENGIVGLGGGPLSLISQLKSSIGGKFSYCLVPLENENATSKLNFGSEAVVSGDDVVSTPLVSKDPLTFYYLTLEGISIGNKRLAYKNSSTVGADEGNIFLDSGSTLTTLPIDLYDNLESEVKKLIDGESVRDPIGLLSLCYKADTDVNVSITAHFSGGADLKLKQLNTFVKMSEELVCFAFIPQDGVSVFGNIAQMDFLVGHDLEKRKVYFKPADCSKQ; this is encoded by the coding sequence ATGGTTGCTTCTTTTAGCTCCTGTTCACCCCTACCGGCTCTAGTCATAGTCTTCTCTATTTACCTTTACACATTTGCCCTAGTTGAAGCTGGTGATAATGGTGGGTTCAGTGTCGATATTATCCACCGGGATTCATTTCTCTCTCCATCTTATGACCCATCGGTGACTCATTTTGAGCGTCTACAGAATGCGTTCCGTCGATCAATATCTCGGGTCAATAATTTCAAACAATCTGTTATCTCCCAATTTGAAGTTTCAACACAGGTTTTCCCTAATGGTGGTTCATATCTCATGAAAATATCATTTGGTACTCCACCAGTAGAGACCCTCGCAATTGTTGATACAGGTAGTGATCTTATTTGGATTCAATGCAAGCCTTGTGAACAATGTTACAAGCAAAAAGATCCTCTATTTGATCCTAACAACTCATCAACCTATCTAAACCTATCATGCAAATCAAAACAATGTGATCTGCTAGGTAGTGGAGGTGATTGTTCAGCTAAAAGTAATGCTTGTGAGTACTCTTATGCTTATGGGGACACATCATTCACTAATGGCCTTCTTGCAACTGAGACATTCACATTGGGTTCCACTAGTGGCAGATCAGTCCCCTTACCAAACAAAATCTTTGGTTGTGGACACAAaaacttggggatcttcactgAGAGAGAAAATGGTATAGTTGGCCTGGGAGGGGGTCCTCTATCATTGATTTCGCAACTGAAATCATCTATTGGTGGCAAGTTCTCTTACTGTTTGGTTCCTTTAGAGAACGAAAATGCGACGAGCAAATTGAATTTTGGTAGTGAAGCTGTTGTTTCGGGTGATGATGTCGTCTCGACTCCTTTAGTATCAAAGGATCCTCTTACATTCTATTATTTGACCCTTGAAGGAATTAGTATCGGAAACAAGAGATTGGCATACAAGAATTCATCGACGGTTGGTGCCGATGAGGGAAACATATTCCTCGATTCCGGTTCAACATTGACAACACTCCCAATTGATTTGTACGATAATCTTGAATCAGAAGTGAAGAAATTGATTGATGGTGAAAGTGTTCGAGACCCTATAGGGTTATTAAGTTTATGCTACAAAGCTGATACTGATGTCAATGTTTCAATCACTGCCCATTTTTCTGGTGGTGCTGATCTGAAGTTGAAACAGCTGAATACTTTTGTTAAGATGTCTGAAGAACTTGTATGCTTTGCCTTTATCCCTCAAGATGGTGTGAGTGTATTTGGGAATATAGCtcaaatggatttcttggtTGGCCATGATCTTGAAAAAAGGAAGGTCTATTTCAAGCCAGCTGATTGCTCCAAGCAGTAG